In Bacillus sp. KH172YL63, one genomic interval encodes:
- the paaA gene encoding 1,2-phenylacetyl-CoA epoxidase subunit PaaA — protein sequence MTDILSNQQLTEEERMAHFMDKIENDIKIEADDWMPDEYRNALIKLISMHGISEIMGALPEKEWVPKAPTLRRKLGIMAKVQDEMGHGQLLLRVAEDLMKPYGKTREHIMRDLFSGDLKFHNVFHMEAPTWGDAGLIGWLVDGAAIITQTNMLHASYGPYARALKRICAEEVFHAQHGEAIIMALTEGTPEQRALVQDAVDRWWESLLMFFGPGDAKTTGSSKQDITIKYNIRTKTNEQLRQDFFTKYVPRMLSLGLTLPDETMYFDEEKEQWIYQQPDWDRFKEIIRNKGPKSKERLRLRELSYDNNAWVREALSPGGQVS from the coding sequence ATGACTGACATATTATCGAATCAACAGCTGACTGAAGAAGAGCGTATGGCTCATTTCATGGATAAAATCGAAAATGATATTAAAATCGAGGCGGATGACTGGATGCCTGATGAGTATCGGAATGCTTTGATCAAGTTGATTTCCATGCACGGGATCAGTGAAATCATGGGGGCGCTCCCTGAGAAGGAGTGGGTGCCGAAAGCCCCGACGCTCAGAAGGAAGCTCGGGATCATGGCGAAGGTACAGGACGAGATGGGTCACGGCCAGCTTCTGCTTCGTGTGGCGGAAGATCTGATGAAGCCGTATGGGAAAACGCGGGAGCATATTATGCGGGATCTGTTTTCCGGAGATTTAAAATTTCATAACGTCTTTCATATGGAGGCACCGACCTGGGGCGATGCAGGGTTGATCGGATGGCTCGTTGACGGGGCTGCAATCATCACGCAGACGAATATGCTTCATGCTTCATACGGACCATACGCCCGTGCGCTTAAGCGAATCTGTGCCGAAGAAGTGTTCCACGCACAGCACGGTGAAGCGATCATCATGGCGCTCACTGAAGGAACGCCTGAACAAAGGGCGCTGGTTCAGGATGCGGTGGACCGATGGTGGGAATCGCTCCTTATGTTCTTTGGGCCGGGGGATGCGAAGACGACGGGTTCATCCAAGCAGGATATCACCATCAAGTACAACATCCGGACGAAAACAAATGAACAGCTGCGGCAGGACTTTTTCACAAAATATGTGCCGAGAATGCTGTCATTGGGGCTGACGCTCCCTGATGAGACGATGTACTTCGATGAAGAAAAAGAGCAGTGGATCTATCAGCAGCCTGATTGGGACCGCTTTAAGGAAATCATCCGCAATAAAGGGCCGAAATCCAAGGA